The following coding sequences are from one Primulina eburnea isolate SZY01 chromosome 15, ASM2296580v1, whole genome shotgun sequence window:
- the LOC140813863 gene encoding NAD-dependent malic enzyme 59 kDa isoform, mitochondrial yields MMWKAARSAASSLRQSRRWMSTAIPGPCIVYKRGADVLHDPWFNKDTGFPLTERDRLGLRGLLPPRVISFEHQYARFMESYFSLEKNTQGQPNNIVSLAKWRILNRLHDRNETLYYRVLIDNIKNFAPIIYTPTVGLVCQNYSGLFRRPRGMYFSAKDKGEMMSMIYNWPGRQVDMIVLTDGSRILGLGDLGVQGIGIPIGKLDMYVAAAGINPQRILPVMLDVGTNNPKLLEDPLYLGLRQPRLEGDEYLAVVDEFIEAVHARWPKAVVQFEDFQMKWAFETLDRYRKRFCMFNDDIQGTAGVALAGLLGAVRAQGRPLTDFANQKIVVVGAGSAGLGVLKMALQAVSRMTESTADSHFFLLDKDGLITKERKGIDPAAAPFAKSHSEIERLGLGEGSSLIEVVKKVKPHVLLGLSGVGGVFNEQVLRAMRESDSTKPAIFAMSNPTANAECSAADAFKYAGENIVFASGSPFENVDLGNGKTGHVNQANNMYLFPGIGLGSLVSGARIITDKMLQAAAECLASYITDEEIQNGILYPSIDSIRDITVEVGAAVLREAVAEEVAEGHGDVGLKELSHMSKEETVQHVKNNMWFPIYSPLVHEK; encoded by the exons ATGATGTGGAAGGCTGCGAGATCTGCGGCGTCGAGTCTCCGCCAATCGCGGCGGTGGATGTCGACTGCGATTCCTGGACCGTGTATTGTGTATAAGCGTGGTGCCGACGTTCTCCACGATCCCTGGTTTAACAAG GATACAGGTTTCCCTTTGACGGAAAGAGATCGTCTGGGGTTACGTGGGCTCCTTCCACCTCGCGTGATATCATTTGAACACCAGTATGCTCGTTTCA TGGAGTCATATTTTTCATTGGAAAAAAATACTCAAGGTCAGCCCAATAATATTGTATCCCTTGCAAAATGGAGAATTTTGAATAGATTGCATGACAGGAATGAGACATTATACTACCGA GTTCTCATTGATAACATAAAGAATTTTGCTCCAATAATATATACTCCAACAGTAGGATTGGTATGCCAAAACTATTCAGGGTTATTTAGACGTCCACGTGGGATGTATTTCAGTGCCAAAGATAAGGGGGAAATGATGTCTATGATCTACAACTGGCCTGGTCGTCAG GTTGATATGATTGTGCTGACAGATGGCAGCCGTATCCTTGGTCTGGGTGATCTTGGTGTTCAGGGAATAGGCATCCCAATAGGGAAACTTGACATGTATGTGGCAGCTGCTGGCATCAACCCACAAAGA ATACTGCCAGTTATGCTTGATGTTGGCACAAACAATCCAAAGCTTCTTGAAGATCCCCTTT ATTTAGGATTGAGACAACCAAGGCTGGAAGGAGATGAATATTTAGCAGTTGTTGATGAATTCATTGAAGCAGTTCATGCACGTTGGCCTAAGGCTGTTGTGCAG TTTGAGGATTTCCAAATGAAGTGGGCTTTTGAGACACTAGATCGTTATCGTAAAAGATTTTGCATGTTCAACGACGACATACAG GGAACAGCTGGTGTTGCTTTGGCTGGCCTCCTTGGTGCAGTTAGGGCACAGGGGCGGCCTTTGACTGATTTTGCGAACCAAAAGATAGTTGTGGTTGGAGCTGGAAG CGCTGGACTTGGTGTTCTTAAGATGGCCTTACAAGCTGTTTCCAGAATGACAGAATCAACTGCAGATTCTCACTTTTTCCTGCTTGACAAAGAT GGTCTAAtaacaaaagaaagaaaaggtATTGATCCTGCAGCTGCTCCATTTGCTAAATCCCATAGTGAAATTGAAAGACTTGGACTTGGTGAAGGATCCAGTCTCATTGAAGTG GTGAAAAAGGTTAAGCCACATGTGCTTCTTGGTTTGTCTGGAGTTGGTGGTGTCTTTAATGAGCAG GTGCTTAGGGCCATGCGAGAGTCAGACTCCACTAAACCGGCTATTTTTGCGATGTCAAATCCCACAGCAAACG CTGAATGTTCCGCTGCTGATGCTTTCAAATATGCTGGTGAAAATATAGTCTTTGCAAGTGGAAGTCCTTTTGAAAATGTTGATCTTG GGAATGGAAAAACAGGTCACGTGAATCAAGCAAATAACATGTACCTGTTTCCAGG GATTGGCTTGGGAAGTCTCGTCTCTGGTGCTCGCATCATAACAGATAAAATGCTGCAAGCTGCTGCGGAGTG CCTTGCTTCTTATATAACAGATGAAGAAATTCAAAATGGTATCCTTTATCCTTCTATTGACAG TATTCGTGATATAACGGTGGAGGTCGGAGCTGCTGTTCTTAGAGAAGCCGTTGCTGAAGAAGTCGCCGAAGGGCATGGTGATGTTGGGCTCAAAGAACTGTCACACATGTCTAAG GAAGAGACCGTTCAACATGTGAAAAACAACATGTGGTTTCCTATTTACAGCCCTCTTGTTCATGAGAAGTGA
- the LOC140813818 gene encoding uncharacterized protein, with amino-acid sequence MAITKEAPTLSPDAPSADPICEEITPERREMTLEFLSKVGVGKTIKPEHDVKDSFSNLIGGVLKVVSVERGKVSCLFTVKPAILNAYGGMHGGAVGAVAERVAIACARTVVGKDKDIFLGELSISYLYAAPHNAEVAVDGSVVRSGRNLTVVVVNFRLKESGRLAFMTRATFYNTPVSSL; translated from the exons ATGGCAATCACTAAAGAAGCTCCCACCCTGAGCCCCGACGCCCCTAGTGCTGACCCGATTTGCGAAGAAATCACTCCAGAACGTCGTGAAATGACCCTTGAATTTCTCAGCAAAGTGGGAGTAGGTAAGACCATTAAACCAGAACACGACGTGAAGGATTCGTTCTCCAACCTTATAGGAGGGGTTCTTAAAGTCGTCTCCGTCGAACGCGGCAAAGTatcttgtttgtttactgtcaaACCTGCGATCTTG AATGCTTATGGCGGAATGCATGGAGGAGCAGTTGGAGCTGTGGCTGAGAGAGTTGCAATTGCTTGTGCTAGGACAGTTGTTGGAAAAGATAAAGATATATTCCTTGGAGAACTCAGtatttcttatctctatgcTGCTCCACACAAT GCAGAAGTAGCGGTTGACGGATCTGTGGTGAGGAGTGGGAGGAACCTGACTGTGGTAGTAGTTAATTTTCGGCTGAAGGAATCCGGGCGTCTGGCATTCATGACTCGTGCTACATTTTATAATACACCCGTTTCAAGTTTATAG